The proteins below are encoded in one region of Neisseria macacae ATCC 33926:
- a CDS encoding LysM peptidoglycan-binding domain-containing protein: MQQRIITLLCVAGMAISAHAQAASLKVRPDAPQRYVVKNGDTLWGISGKYLYSPWQWNRLWGTNRGEIRNPHLIYPGQVLVLRYVNGRPQLGFENGSAGNDGIPVIKLSPRVRETSSGYGIQTVNVNFYRMFMQHPQFIDQMKTQDAPRLIDGPDNRIMYSKGERVYAYGVTEPGRYLVYRAVKDLTDPDTRKYLGQEVVFSGIVSTLPYTNSALDSASDEDRKYLKDGEYYTRLHPLAKVPTQTAQPMIVEEAVSEIRKGDFLLKMDGETEPFQIMPHAPTQHIDGKVISILDGVHEAGQFQTVTLNKGSADGLDKGTVLSIYKRDRQVKVDLEEGKKGRKNIVKYVSIPAEETALAMVYRTGEHLSSAIILENLTSINIGDTVSEPGRDLDNMSDDKPHVRNEPQDSHDTEHNQYNIHSNINKY; the protein is encoded by the coding sequence ATGCAACAACGTATTATAACCCTGCTTTGTGTCGCGGGCATGGCAATTTCCGCCCACGCTCAAGCAGCTTCATTAAAAGTGCGCCCCGATGCGCCGCAACGCTACGTCGTGAAAAACGGCGACACACTCTGGGGCATCTCCGGCAAATATCTGTACAGCCCGTGGCAGTGGAACCGCCTTTGGGGCACAAACCGCGGCGAAATCCGCAATCCGCATCTGATTTATCCGGGTCAGGTGTTGGTTTTGCGCTACGTCAACGGCCGCCCGCAACTGGGCTTCGAAAACGGCTCCGCAGGCAATGACGGCATTCCGGTCATCAAACTCAGCCCGCGCGTCCGCGAAACCTCTTCAGGCTACGGCATCCAAACCGTCAACGTGAACTTCTACCGCATGTTCATGCAACATCCGCAGTTCATCGACCAAATGAAGACCCAAGACGCACCGCGCCTGATCGACGGCCCTGACAACCGCATCATGTACAGCAAAGGCGAACGCGTGTACGCCTACGGAGTTACCGAACCCGGCCGCTATCTGGTTTACCGCGCCGTCAAAGACCTGACCGATCCCGATACCCGCAAATACCTCGGACAAGAAGTCGTCTTCAGCGGCATCGTCAGCACCCTGCCCTACACCAACAGCGCACTGGACTCCGCTTCCGACGAAGACCGCAAATACCTGAAAGACGGCGAATACTACACCCGCCTGCATCCGCTGGCGAAAGTACCGACCCAAACCGCGCAGCCTATGATTGTGGAAGAAGCCGTTTCCGAAATCCGCAAAGGCGACTTCCTACTGAAAATGGACGGCGAAACCGAGCCCTTCCAAATCATGCCGCACGCGCCGACGCAACACATCGACGGTAAAGTCATCTCCATCCTCGACGGCGTACACGAAGCCGGACAATTCCAAACCGTGACCCTGAACAAAGGTTCCGCCGACGGCTTGGACAAAGGCACGGTCTTGAGCATTTACAAACGCGACCGCCAAGTGAAAGTCGATTTGGAAGAAGGCAAAAAAGGCCGTAAGAACATCGTTAAATATGTTTCCATCCCTGCCGAAGAAACCGCATTGGCCATGGTATACCGCACCGGCGAACATCTCTCGTCCGCCATCATTTTGGAAAACCTGACCAGCATCAACATCGGCGACACCGTATCCGAACCCGGCCGCGACTTGGACAACATGTCTGACGACAAACCGCACGTCCGCAACGAGCCGCAAGATTCCCACGATACGGAACACAACCAATACAATATCCACAGCAACATCAATAAATATTGA
- the def gene encoding peptide deformylase, whose translation MALLNILQYPDERLHTVAKPVEQVDERIQKLVADMFETMYEARGIGLAATQVDVHERVVVMDLTEDRSEPRVFINPVIVEKDGETTYEEGCLSVPGIYDTVTRAERVKVEALNEKGEKFTLEADGLLAICVQHELDHLMGIVFVERLSQLKQGRIKTKLKKRQKHTI comes from the coding sequence ATGGCTTTACTGAATATCCTGCAATATCCCGACGAGCGTCTGCACACCGTGGCGAAGCCTGTCGAGCAAGTCGATGAGCGCATCCAAAAGCTGGTTGCCGATATGTTTGAAACCATGTACGAAGCGCGCGGCATCGGGCTGGCGGCGACGCAGGTCGATGTGCATGAGCGCGTCGTCGTGATGGATTTGACCGAAGACCGCAGCGAGCCGCGCGTGTTTATCAACCCCGTCATTGTTGAAAAAGACGGCGAAACCACTTACGAAGAAGGCTGTTTGTCCGTGCCGGGCATTTACGACACCGTTACCCGCGCCGAGCGCGTCAAGGTTGAGGCTTTGAACGAAAAAGGCGAGAAATTCACGCTGGAGGCGGACGGGCTGTTGGCGATTTGCGTGCAGCACGAGTTGGATCACCTGATGGGCATCGTTTTTGTCGAACGCCTGTCGCAGCTCAAGCAGGGTCGGATTAAGACCAAACTGAAAAAACGTCAGAAACACACCATCTAA
- the fmt gene encoding methionyl-tRNA formyltransferase, translating into MKVIFAGTPDFAAAALKAIAAAGFEIPLVLTQPDRPKGRGMQLAPSPVKHAALELGLRVAQPEKLRNNAEALQMLKEVEADVMVVAAYGLILPQDVLDTPKHGCLNIHASLLPRWRGAAPIQRAIEAGDAETGVCIMQMDIGLDTGDVVSEHRYTIQPTDTANEVHDALMNLGAAAIVADLQQLKTEGRLKSVKQPEKGVTYAQKLSKEEARIDWNESAAVIERKIRAFNPVPAAWVEYQGKPMKIWRAEVVAQQGRAGEVLSCSADGLIVACGENALKITELQPSGSKRMPIAAFAAGHKIEVGTVL; encoded by the coding sequence ATGAAAGTCATCTTTGCCGGTACGCCCGATTTTGCCGCTGCCGCCTTAAAAGCCATAGCCGCCGCCGGTTTTGAAATCCCGCTGGTGTTGACCCAGCCCGACCGTCCCAAAGGACGCGGGATGCAGCTTGCCCCGTCTCCCGTGAAGCACGCCGCATTGGAATTGGGTTTACGCGTGGCGCAGCCCGAAAAACTGCGCAACAACGCCGAAGCCCTGCAAATGCTCAAAGAGGTCGAAGCCGATGTAATGGTCGTTGCCGCCTACGGACTGATTCTGCCGCAAGACGTGTTGGATACGCCGAAACACGGCTGCCTCAACATCCACGCCTCGCTGCTGCCCCGTTGGCGCGGCGCAGCGCCGATTCAGCGCGCGATTGAAGCGGGCGATGCCGAGACGGGCGTGTGCATCATGCAGATGGACATTGGTTTGGATACCGGCGATGTGGTCAGCGAACACCGTTACACCATCCAACCGACCGATACGGCGAATGAAGTACACGATGCGCTGATGAATCTCGGTGCGGCGGCGATTGTTGCTGATTTGCAACAATTAAAAACAGAAGGTCGTCTGAAAAGCGTCAAACAGCCAGAAAAAGGCGTGACTTATGCGCAAAAATTAAGCAAAGAAGAAGCGCGTATCGATTGGAACGAAAGCGCGGCAGTGATTGAACGCAAAATTCGCGCCTTCAACCCCGTCCCCGCTGCGTGGGTGGAATATCAGGGTAAACCGATGAAAATCTGGCGGGCTGAAGTAGTGGCACAACAAGGCAGGGCGGGCGAAGTGTTGTCTTGCTCGGCAGACGGTTTAATCGTTGCTTGCGGCGAGAACGCGCTGAAGATTACCGAATTGCAGCCTTCGGGCAGCAAACGGATGCCGATTGCGGCGTTTGCGGCAGGGCATAAGATTGAGGTTGGGACGGTTTTGTAG
- a CDS encoding O-acetyl-ADP-ribose deacetylase, with protein MAVFEVVEGDITKLEVDAIVNAANASLLGGGGVDGAIHRAAGRELLEACRKLNGCRTGEAKITQGYRLPAKFVIHTVGPVWFGGHRSEAVKLAEAYQNSLLLAQEHGIRSIAFPCISTGVYRFPAYLAAETALAILKKTLPQCPTVEKIVFCCYSPQDAERYRALLERDGVVV; from the coding sequence ATGGCAGTGTTTGAAGTAGTCGAAGGCGATATTACGAAACTTGAAGTCGATGCCATCGTGAACGCCGCCAATGCCTCGTTGTTGGGCGGCGGTGGCGTGGACGGCGCGATTCACCGCGCGGCGGGACGGGAGTTGTTGGAAGCGTGTAGAAAGTTGAACGGCTGCCGCACGGGCGAGGCGAAAATCACCCAAGGCTACCGGCTGCCGGCGAAATTTGTGATTCACACCGTCGGGCCGGTTTGGTTCGGCGGACACCGCAGCGAAGCGGTCAAGCTGGCGGAGGCGTATCAAAATTCCCTGCTGTTGGCGCAGGAACACGGCATCCGCAGCATCGCCTTCCCCTGTATTAGCACGGGCGTGTATCGTTTCCCCGCCTATTTAGCCGCCGAAACCGCTTTGGCGATTTTGAAAAAAACTTTGCCGCAGTGTCCGACTGTCGAAAAAATCGTTTTCTGTTGCTATTCGCCGCAGGACGCCGAACGCTATCGGGCATTGTTGGAACGTGACGGGGTGGTCGTCTGA
- a CDS encoding PepSY domain-containing protein: MTLRALSLLAVSAALISGSLTAAAAPHKHSRAISQAQAVKIAKKRVGGGRVTDIDHSDGRWEIEIRRGCTEYDVDVSSQSGRVIKVDTDNHCDD; the protein is encoded by the coding sequence ATGACTTTGCGCGCCCTTTCCCTGCTTGCCGTTTCCGCCGCACTCATTTCCGGCAGCCTGACCGCCGCGGCGGCACCGCACAAACATTCCCGCGCCATCTCCCAAGCGCAAGCCGTCAAAATCGCCAAGAAACGCGTCGGCGGCGGCCGCGTTACCGACATCGACCACAGCGACGGACGCTGGGAAATCGAAATCCGCAGAGGCTGTACCGAATACGATGTGGACGTTTCCTCACAAAGCGGCCGCGTCATCAAAGTGGACACCGACAACCACTGCGACGATTAA
- the rsmB gene encoding 16S rRNA (cytosine(967)-C(5))-methyltransferase RsmB, translated as MSMSLAQKLAADSIAAVAEGRNLQDVLAQIRAAHPELTAQENGALQDIAYGCQRYLGSLKHMLAQMLKKPIDNPQLESLLLAAMYQLHYTRNAPHAVVNEAVESIAKIGRGQYRSFANAILRRFLRERDKLAASCKKDDVAKHNLPLWWVAYLKNHYPKHWHNITTALQSHPPMTLRVNRRHGNAESYLEKLAAEGIVAKALDEYAVTLEEAVPVNRLPGFAEGLVSVQDFGAQQAAYLLNPKDGERILDACAAPGGKTGHMLELADCHVTALDIDEGRLKRVKDNLDRLGFQTTALACADAQDLAAWYDGKPFDAILADVPCTASGVARRNPDVKWLRRPTDAAKTARQQEALLDALWQTLTKNGRMLLATCSVFVEENDVQLQKFLNRHADAELIESRVLLPNKHQDGFYYALIKKQ; from the coding sequence ATGAGTATGTCCCTCGCCCAAAAACTCGCCGCCGACAGCATTGCGGCGGTCGCTGAAGGGCGCAACCTTCAGGATGTGTTGGCGCAAATCCGCGCGGCGCATCCCGAGCTGACGGCGCAGGAAAACGGCGCGCTGCAGGATATTGCCTACGGCTGCCAGCGTTATTTGGGCAGCTTGAAACATATGCTCGCGCAGATGCTGAAAAAGCCGATTGACAATCCGCAGCTCGAAAGCCTGCTTTTGGCGGCGATGTACCAACTGCATTACACGCGCAACGCGCCTCATGCCGTGGTCAACGAGGCGGTCGAGAGTATCGCGAAAATCGGGCGTGGGCAGTACCGTTCGTTTGCCAACGCGATTTTGCGGCGTTTTTTGCGCGAACGCGACAAGCTTGCGGCTTCATGCAAAAAAGACGATGTGGCGAAACACAACCTGCCGCTGTGGTGGGTGGCATACCTGAAAAACCATTATCCGAAACATTGGCACAACATCACCACTGCGCTGCAATCGCATCCTCCGATGACGCTGCGGGTCAACCGACGCCACGGCAATGCCGAATCGTATTTGGAAAAGCTGGCGGCGGAAGGGATTGTGGCCAAGGCTTTGGACGAATATGCGGTAACGCTGGAAGAAGCCGTGCCGGTGAACCGCCTGCCCGGTTTTGCCGAAGGGCTGGTGTCGGTGCAGGATTTCGGCGCGCAGCAGGCGGCGTATCTGTTAAACCCTAAAGACGGCGAACGGATTTTGGACGCGTGCGCCGCGCCGGGCGGGAAGACGGGGCATATGTTGGAACTGGCGGATTGTCATGTTACCGCTTTGGATATAGACGAAGGTCGTCTGAAAAGGGTGAAGGACAATCTCGACCGTTTGGGGTTTCAGACGACCGCTCTAGCTTGCGCCGATGCGCAGGACTTGGCGGCGTGGTATGATGGAAAGCCTTTCGACGCCATCCTTGCCGACGTGCCGTGTACCGCCTCGGGTGTGGCGCGGCGCAATCCCGACGTGAAATGGCTGCGCCGTCCGACCGATGCCGCCAAAACCGCCCGTCAGCAGGAGGCATTGCTGGACGCGCTTTGGCAAACCCTGACGAAAAACGGCAGAATGCTGCTGGCCACCTGCTCGGTGTTCGTCGAAGAAAACGACGTTCAGTTGCAAAAATTCCTCAACCGCCACGCCGATGCCGAGCTGATCGAATCGCGTGTGCTTTTACCGAACAAACATCAAGATGGCTTTTATTACGCGCTTATCAAAAAGCAGTAA
- a CDS encoding DUF4390 domain-containing protein codes for MAFITRLSKSSKRLFGTLLLALSLNAAAESISVTRSEAKLTETGQLSVSSRFRTDLPDQLKQALRQGVPLNFTLSWQLSAPSMPSYRFKFDQLLNSDNTIHYKLSFHPLTNRYRITVGTFSTEYDTLDTALRGVGAVANWKVLSKGALSGVAAKDTQAEIRLLLSTAKLPKPFQINALTSKNWHLDSGWKSLTISQE; via the coding sequence ATGGCTTTTATTACGCGCTTATCAAAAAGCAGTAAACGGCTGTTTGGAACGCTGTTGCTCGCCCTGTCGCTGAATGCGGCGGCGGAGAGCATCAGCGTAACCCGCTCCGAGGCGAAACTGACCGAAACCGGACAGCTTTCCGTCAGCAGCCGTTTCCGCACCGATTTGCCCGACCAGCTCAAACAGGCGCTCCGGCAGGGCGTGCCGTTGAATTTCACTTTGAGCTGGCAGCTTTCTGCGCCTTCCATGCCGTCTTACCGCTTCAAGTTTGACCAGCTGCTCAACAGCGATAACACCATCCACTACAAACTTTCCTTCCATCCGCTGACCAACCGCTACCGCATAACCGTCGGCACGTTTTCCACCGAATACGACACGCTCGATACCGCCTTGCGCGGCGTAGGGGCGGTCGCCAACTGGAAAGTGCTGTCCAAAGGCGCGTTAAGCGGCGTCGCAGCGAAAGACACACAAGCCGAAATCCGCCTGCTGCTCTCGACGGCGAAGCTGCCCAAACCCTTCCAAATCAACGCATTGACTTCTAAAAACTGGCACTTGGATTCCGGCTGGAAGTCTCTGACCATCTCTCAGGAGTAA
- a CDS encoding sensor histidine kinase: MRRFLLIAVLAAVGLLYGLTIATGSTSPLAEYFWWIIALCALLMLVLASVLTRYVLLLMRDKSKGVFGSQIARRLSGMFTLVAVLPGVFLFGISAQFINGTINSWFGNDTHEALERSLNLSKSALNLAVDNAVSNATPVQIDLISTASVDGDLGKALKNAAKSGGFTQLSLYDVKTHKTEKSVNPLKLNQPELDKEGWEKLEQTGSIRSLENIENVLYAQGWMLIGAHNGRDYALFFRQPIPQDVAQDATLIEAARAKYAELSYTKQGLQTFFLATLLVAALLAIFLALVMALYFARRFVEPVLSLAEGARAVAQGDFSQKRPVFRNDEFGRLTQLFNHMTEQLAIAKEADENNRLREEAARHYLECVLESLTTGVITLDAEGRLKTFNKAAERILGIELVPLWGSNWHDWRGQSPQQTLLAEVFAAIEETANAAKPVQVEYAAPDDARILLGKATILPDDNDNGVVMVIDDITVLIRAQKEAAWGEVAKRLAHEIRNPLTPIQLSAERLAWKLHDKLDEQHAQILSRSTDTIVKQVAALKEMVEAFRNYARAPSLNFEKHDLNRLVEEVLLLYEGGACRFVPNLSDKPQPISADTTAMRQVLHNIFKNAAEAAEEAEVPQVNVSVGEDNDGQVLLTVCNNGKGFSKEMLHNAFEPYVTDKPTGTGLGLPVVKKIIEEHGGRISLSNQNEGGACVKIALPRLVETYA; this comes from the coding sequence ATGCGCCGCTTTCTCCTGATTGCCGTGTTGGCGGCGGTGGGACTGCTCTACGGACTGACCATTGCAACGGGCAGCACCAGCCCGCTGGCGGAATATTTCTGGTGGATTATCGCCCTGTGTGCGCTGCTGATGCTGGTGTTGGCGTCGGTTTTGACGCGCTACGTCCTGCTCCTCATGCGCGACAAGAGCAAGGGCGTGTTCGGTTCGCAGATTGCGCGGCGGCTGTCGGGGATGTTTACGCTGGTGGCTGTATTGCCGGGTGTGTTCCTGTTTGGCATTTCCGCGCAGTTCATCAACGGCACGATTAATTCGTGGTTCGGAAACGATACCCACGAAGCCCTCGAACGCAGCCTGAACTTGAGCAAATCCGCGCTGAATCTGGCAGTGGACAACGCCGTCAGTAATGCTACGCCGGTGCAAATCGACCTGATCAGCACCGCGTCTGTGGACGGCGATTTGGGCAAGGCGCTGAAAAATGCCGCCAAATCGGGCGGCTTTACCCAGCTTTCGCTCTACGACGTCAAAACCCATAAAACCGAGAAAAGTGTCAATCCGCTGAAACTAAACCAACCCGAACTCGACAAAGAAGGATGGGAGAAGCTGGAGCAGACCGGCTCGATACGCAGTTTGGAAAACATAGAAAATGTCTTGTACGCGCAAGGCTGGATGCTGATCGGCGCGCACAACGGACGCGATTACGCCTTGTTTTTCCGCCAGCCCATCCCGCAGGATGTGGCGCAAGATGCGACGCTGATTGAAGCGGCGCGGGCGAAATACGCCGAATTGAGCTACACCAAACAAGGCCTGCAAACCTTCTTTTTGGCGACTTTGCTGGTTGCCGCGCTGTTGGCGATTTTCCTTGCCTTGGTGATGGCGCTGTATTTCGCCCGCCGCTTCGTCGAGCCGGTATTGTCGTTGGCAGAAGGTGCAAGGGCGGTGGCGCAGGGCGATTTCAGCCAGAAACGCCCCGTGTTCCGCAACGACGAATTCGGCAGGTTGACCCAGTTGTTCAACCACATGACCGAACAGCTTGCCATCGCCAAAGAAGCCGACGAGAACAACCGCCTGCGCGAAGAAGCGGCGCGCCACTATCTCGAATGCGTGTTGGAAAGCTTGACCACGGGCGTGATTACTTTGGATGCCGAAGGTCGTCTGAAAACCTTCAACAAAGCCGCCGAACGGATTTTGGGCATTGAATTGGTGCCGCTGTGGGGTAGCAACTGGCACGACTGGCGCGGACAATCGCCGCAGCAGACCCTGCTTGCCGAAGTGTTTGCCGCCATTGAAGAAACCGCCAATGCCGCCAAACCCGTCCAAGTCGAATACGCCGCCCCCGACGATGCGCGGATTCTTTTGGGTAAAGCCACCATCCTGCCCGACGACAACGACAATGGTGTGGTAATGGTGATCGACGACATCACCGTCCTCATCCGCGCCCAAAAAGAAGCCGCTTGGGGCGAAGTGGCGAAACGGTTGGCGCATGAAATCCGCAATCCGCTCACGCCTATCCAACTTTCCGCCGAGAGATTGGCATGGAAATTGCATGATAAATTGGACGAACAACACGCCCAAATCCTCAGCCGTTCGACCGATACCATTGTCAAACAGGTGGCGGCATTGAAAGAAATGGTCGAAGCCTTCCGCAATTACGCCCGCGCCCCGTCGCTGAATTTTGAAAAACACGATTTGAACCGTTTGGTCGAAGAAGTGTTGCTGCTGTACGAGGGCGGGGCGTGCCGCTTTGTTCCAAACTTGTCCGACAAGCCGCAGCCGATTTCCGCCGATACCACCGCCATGCGGCAGGTGTTGCACAATATTTTCAAAAACGCGGCAGAGGCGGCGGAAGAGGCAGAAGTTCCGCAAGTGAATGTCAGCGTCGGTGAAGATAACGACGGACAGGTTTTATTGACCGTTTGTAACAACGGCAAAGGTTTCAGCAAGGAAATGCTGCATAATGCTTTCGAGCCGTATGTTACCGACAAGCCGACAGGTACGGGTCTGGGATTGCCCGTTGTGAAGAAAATCATCGAAGAGCACGGCGGCCGCATCAGCCTGAGCAATCAGAACGAAGGCGGCGCGTGTGTGAAAATAGCCTTACCCCGATTGGTAGAAACTTATGCGTAG